From the genome of Oxyura jamaicensis isolate SHBP4307 breed ruddy duck chromosome 2, BPBGC_Ojam_1.0, whole genome shotgun sequence:
GCCCAAGTCCTTTATCCACGTCTCTCCCCACTCGTGCGGTGCCCCGGGCCGTCCCAGCAACACCAGCCTCTCCCCGGGCCACCCAACTCCCCCAGCCGCCCTCGAAGCCGCTAGGATTTAAGCAACCCCGAGTTCACGAGCTCCGCTCCCTGTCCCGCGCTGCCAAACGCGCAGCAGCCGCTCTTCGGCCGAGCCCCCCCCCTTCCACGGGGTGcctgcacagcccctgctgccgGACCTCCTCCGCTTGGTCTCGGGCCGGTCTCGCCCCCACAGCGCGCATCAGCCAGCCCCGTCCTCGTCCCCGGGGACACACGGGGGGGGTTGCGGAGAGCCCCGCGGTGCCGCCCTCAGGGGCCGCCGCACCTCTCTGCCTGCAGAAACGCCGCCCCCCCTTCCAGCGTTACGGATTGTCCCGCGTCGACGGCTTGCAGGGGACGGTCCCCGGCTCCTGGCCGTGGGTGGGCAAGCTGGCAGCGGGAGGGCTGGCCGTGGCGTGGACCTTCTGGTGGTGGTTCAGGGACTGCCGGTGGCGGAAGCTCTTGCTGCAGCCGTTGCACTGGAAGGGTCGCTGCTGGGTGTGCCGGCGCTGGTGCTCCTCCAGCGAGGCTTGCAGGGGGAAGCTCTCGGCGCACTCGATGCAGCGGTACAGCCGCTCCCCGGCCGCGCTGGCCCGCGCCGGCCGGCCCGCCCAGCCCGCCCGCAGCTGCACCCCGTGGATGCGCTGGTGCTTCTGGAGGTGGTGCTTCTGGATGAAGCCCTTGCCGCAGGCGGGGCAGCAGTAGGGCCGCTCGCCGGTGTGGATGCGGTAGTGCTTGTTGAGGTTGGACTTCTCGTTGAAGCTCTTGCCGCAGGCAGGGCACTGGAAGGGGCGCTCGCCCGTGTGCAGGCGCTGGTGCCGCAGCAGCGCGGCGTGGTGGGCCAGGCTCTTCCCGCAGGCCGTGCAGATGAAGGAGCCGTTGTTCTTCCGCGCGTGGCTCTGCTGCCGCGCCAGGAGGTTGCGCTTCAGCCGCGCGCTCTTCCAGCCCAGCGGCAGCGCGTGGGGCTCGTCCCCGGCGGCGCAGGGGCCGTGCTCCTCGGCGCCGGGCTGTGCCGAGGCAGCCTCGGCGGCCGTGTCCTCTCCCAGGGGCAGGGCGAACGGCTGGTCGGTCCCCGCGCCGTGCCCGTGTTCCGCCGGGAAAGGCAAGGCCGGGGCAGGGCGAGCTTCCACCGGGACAACCACGGGCTTGAATTCAGGCTGGGCGGCCCCACGCTTGCAGAGCTCCCCCAAGCCCTCTCCAGCTCCCTTCTGTTCGTCCAAGCCGGCGTGGTTCTCCCAGGGCACCGGCAGCTCCTGGCTCAGGGGAACCTCCTCTTCCAGCCTCATCGAGGGCACCTGCGGCAGGGCCAGGCTTTCTGATCCTTCCTCCGgtggctgctgctcttctgtctTGATCACGATCTTCTCACCTGCTGGGAGACAGCAATTATTCCCCCCCAGCCAAGGAAAGCTCTCCCGTGCCTCTGCCCCCAGCGcgggagcaggagctgagcttcCCCTGCAGCACGCTGCTGAGACGAACCAGCACACGTGCCACTAgagagggggcaggagggctTCACGGTGAGCAGAGGGGGGGGAAGAACAAGAGGTGGAAGGATGCTGGCGTCTGCTGGGGGTTATCTGGTCACCCTGGGGGACGTTCAAGGGACTGGCAGTGCAACAGTCGTAAAGAAGCCAGAGGGGAAAACACGAGGGCAAAGTTGTGGCTGCGGAGTCCTCCGTCCTGGAAGGAACTTTGTCGGGAATGGCAGAGTTTAGCTGGGTAAATCTGGGGAAGGGACCAAAGCAGCCTTCCAGGAGCAGGACCGAGCTTGTCTGCGGGCAAGCGGGCGCAGCGCCACGCTCCCACGAAGCCCTGCCCAGGCTTCTTCCCCTCTCTTGGTACGTGGGCTGTTCTGGGCTGAGCCATTTGGCGCGGCTCCTTTCGGACTTCTCCCCCCCATCCCGTGgcactgcttttcctcctcagcCCTTCATTTCCATCCCCTCGCCCAGCCACGCTGTGGGCAacccttccccatccccaggcCCTCGCTGCTCCGTGGCTGCCGTAACTCACCGCCACCGACGTGCCCTGACACCgctcccttctccagcagcccaCGGGTCCTGGTCCCCAAATCCTCCCCGTCCTCGGCCGGCAACAGCAGAGAGGGTTTGGAGCTGGCGTCCCCGGGCCCTAGGGGAGGAAGCGGCGGTGCCAACGGCTGGTGCCGGGCGCTGGCaccccagcccctgggcagAGGCTGCTCTTACACACCCGGCGCGTCCCGGGCTGCCGGAACAGCGGTTGGGTTTTCCCAGGACAGTCGGAGCAAGCTGGTGTCAGCCAAACTGGACAACTGCTTTTAGTTACCCCAGCAAGAAGTACGCACCGGGCACTCGTCCTTTATCATAACTCACTATTCTCAGCCCAAAATAATTAGTGCTAGAACTCAGGGCTGCCCGCAACCAGTTCCTCCAGGGCAGTGCGTGTACAGCCACGTCCTGGGGCAACTGGGACAGGAGAGCAGGACGCAGGACACGGCAGGAGCAGCGCCACGTGCTGCCCGGGGGCTCGGCTCCTCCTGCACGGCTCCTGcccgcggggctgcccgggggccGCATCCTGGCAGCGCTGGGAGCCCTCACTGATGGCACGCGGGGCTCTGGGTCTGCAAGGCGTGTTATTTCCTGGGCGCTGAGAACCGCCGCAGGCTGAGCCTGCGGCACAATCGCCACCCGCAGCCAAACCCTAACGGGTGTCAGGGCACCGCCGCTCACTACCTGCTCTCCAAGCGTCCCGGCGACAGAACACACGGCACGATTCCGCCTAGAAGCCGACAAAGCGTGCACGGGGActgatccttacccagagaGACCACAGCCTCGTAGCTCCCCTTCACCGCCATCCTGTACAGCTCCTGCTGACGGCTGTCCAAGCCGCCCCACTCCTGCTCTGGCAAACAGGCGGCGTCATCCTCGCCCGCCGCGGGGACCTGAAACGGCGGGAGGCACCccctcagcacctccctgcctcctcctctgcccccaccaggcgccccgcgcccccccgtGCGCTGCGTGCTGGCACAGTGCGGCCGCAGAGCTCCCGTGGAAGGTGCTGTGCCCCAGCCTGAGCTCAGGGAACAactccagagcagcagcacggtGCTTCCCCTGCTCAGCCGCCTGTCCCCTAACGGCCAGGAGGTTTCCATCCCCTTCCCTGGATCCacaccagcagcctgcagcagtcCCCGTCGCACCGGAGCAAAACACACGGGGAGGAGCCGTCCACCCGGCAGGCAACCCGTGGGGCCCGACAGGGCTGGAAGCACCGGGGTGCACCTGTGCTGTGCTCCCCCTTTTCACCGGGGatggggaggagcaggaagggctCGGGGCTGAGCACCAGAGGAGCCTTGTCCCTGCCATCCTGCCACGGCACCCACGAGAGCTCCGCACCCACGCCGTCACCTCGGGCTCATCCCTGTTCTGTGGGGCTTGTGCCACGTTCCCTGGGGCTCGTCCCCAGTCCCTGGGGGCTTGTCCCCGTTACCTGAGGCACATCCCCTGTTACCTGGGGCACGTCCCCCATTCCCCGGGGTTTGTCCCCATTCCCTGGGGCATGTACCCCATTCCCCGGGAGCTTGTCCCTGTTCCCTGGGGGCTTGTCCCCTGTTCCCTGGGGACTTGTCCCCGTTACCTGGGGCACGTCCCCCATTCCCTGGGGTTTGTCCCCATTCCCTGGGGCATGTACCCCATTCCCCGGGAGCTTGTCCCTGTTCCCTGGGGGCTTGTCCCCTGTTCCCTGGGGACTTGTCTCCATTACCTGGGGCATGTCCCCCATTCCCTGGGGTTTGTCCCTGTTCCCTGGGGCACGTCCCCCATTCCCTGGGGGCTTGTCCCCATTACCTGGGGCACGTCCCCCATTCCCCAGGGGCTTGTCCCTGTTACCTGGGGCACGTCCCCCATTCCCCAGGGGCTTGTCCCCACTCCTTGGGGCACGTCCCCCGTTCCCTGGGGGCTTGTCCCCGTTACCTGGGGCACGTCCCCGCCGGGACCCAGTCCGGGCCGGGGTGCCCAGCAGCCGCGGTGCCGCAGCTGGCGCTCAACGTGCTCGAGGCGCCGCGTGCTCTCCTGCAGGAGGGCGGCCAGCGCAGCCCACTTGCGCTCCAGCTGCCCCCCGAAGTCCAGCACCGCCTTCTCCAGCTCCGAGAGCTTCTTCTCGGCCGTCTCCGCTCGCCCTTCCAGGCTCAGCAGCCGCAGGGCCTGCGACTCCACCTTCCGCTCCACCGCCTGCACCGCCGCCACCACCGTCCACAGCGAGATCTCGGCCACCGGCGGCTGCTTGTCCCCCTCGAtgggcaccggcaccgggacgtggccggggggctgcggcgggaGCGGCTGCCAGGGCTCGGGCCCCCACTCGGGCTCCTGGTGGCGGGGAGGAGACGAGGGGTGAGGGCACCGGTGTGCACGGCacggggggctccgggggggggagggggggtccggggccgggcagccccgcCGGGGAccctcccgtcccctccccgcaacggcggggcccggcccgggccTCCCGCCCCAGCAGCGGGCACCGAGGCGAGGCCGGGGCCGGTCCCCGCCGCCCGGCGGNNNNNNNNNNNNNNNNNNNNNNNNNNNNNNNNNNNNNNNNNNNNNNNNNNNNNNNNNNNNNNNNNNNNNNNNNNNNNNNNNNNNNNNNNNNNNNNNNNNNNNNNNNNNNNNNNNNNNNNNNNNNNNNNNNNNNNNNNNNNNNNNNNNNNNNNNNNNNNNNNNNNNNNNNNNNNNNNNNNNNNNNNNNNNNNNNNNNNNNNNNNNNNNNNNNNNNNNNNNNNNNNNNNNNNNNNNNNNNNNNNNNNNNNNNNNNNNNNNNNNNNNNNNNNNNNNNNNNNNNNNNNNNNNNNNNNNNNNNNNNNNNNNNNNNNNNNNNNNNNNNNNNNNNNNNNNNNNNNNNNNNNNNNNNNNNNNNNNNNNNNNNNNNNNNNNNNNNNNNNNNNNNNNNNNNNNNNNNNNNNNNNNNNNNNNNNNNNNNNNNNNNNNNNNNNNNNNNNNNNNNNNNNNNNNNNNNNNNNNNNNNNNNNNNNNNNNNNNNNNNNNNNNNNNNNNNNNNNNNNNNNNNNNNNNNNNNNNNNNNNNNNNNNNNNNNNNNNNNNNNNNNNNNNNNNNNNNNNNNNNNNNNNNNNNNNNNNNNNNNNNNNNNNNNNNNNNNNNNNNNNNNNNNNNNNNNNNNNNNNNNNNNNNNNNNNNNNNNNNNNNNNNNNNNNNNNNNNNNNNNNNNNNNNNNNNNNNNNNNNNNNNNNNNNNNNNNNNNNNNNNNNNNNNNNNNNNNNNNNNNNNNNNNNNNNNNNNNNNNNNNNNNNNNNNNNNNNNNNNNNNNNNNNNNNNNNNNNNNNNNNNNNNNNNNNNNNNNNNNNNNNNNNNNNNNNNNNNNNNNNNNNNNNNNNNNNNNNNNNNNNNNNNNNNNNNNNNNNNNNNNNNNNNNNNNNNNNNNNNNNNNNNNNNNNNNNNNNNNNNNNNNNNNNNNNNNNNNNNNNNNNNNNNNNNNNNNNNNNNNNNNNNNNNNNNNNNNNNNNNNNNNNNNNNNNNNNNNNNNNNNNNNNNNNNNNNNNNNNNNNNNNNNNNNNNNNNNNNNNNNNNNNNNNNNNNNNNNNNNNNNNNNNNNNNNNNNNNNNNNNNNNNNNNNNNNNNNNNNNNNNNNNNNNNNNNNNNNNNNNNNNNNNNNNNNNNNNNNNNNNNNNNNNNNNNNNNNN
Proteins encoded in this window:
- the LOC118163161 gene encoding zinc finger protein 777-like — translated: PHPSSPPRHQEPEWGPEPWQPLPPQPPGHVPVPVPIEGDKQPPVAEISLWTVVAAVQAVERKVESQALRLLSLEGRAETAEKKLSELEKAVLDFGGQLERKWAALAALLQESTRRLEHVERQLRHRGCWAPRPGLGPGGDVPQVPAAGEDDAACLPEQEWGGLDSRQQELYRMAVKGSYEAVVSLGPGDASSKPSLLLPAEDGEDLGTRTRGLLEKGAVSGHVGGGEKIVIKTEEQQPPEEGSESLALPQVPSMRLEEEVPLSQELPVPWENHAGLDEQKGAGEGLGELCKRGAAQPEFKPVVVPVEARPAPALPFPAEHGHGAGTDQPFALPLGEDTAAEAASAQPGAEEHGPCAAGDEPHALPLGWKSARLKRNLLARQQSHARKNNGSFICTACGKSLAHHAALLRHQRLHTGERPFQCPACGKSFNEKSNLNKHYRIHTGERPYCCPACGKGFIQKHHLQKHQRIHGVQLRAGWAGRPARASAAGERLYRCIECAESFPLQASLEEHQRRHTQQRPFQCNGCSKSFRHRQSLNHHQKVHATASPPAASLPTHGQEPGTVPCKPSTRDNP